In Haliotis asinina isolate JCU_RB_2024 chromosome 16, JCU_Hal_asi_v2, whole genome shotgun sequence, the following are encoded in one genomic region:
- the LOC137268392 gene encoding uncharacterized protein isoform X3 has product MDANSDDSYNSPAEDENTAIERSMMNLRDIEARCMRTAPMCYASSSECEETGFKIRCAGTAVSGGISLIAAFVGSEVMEKVVENYFKVISQSDYFPYLIGTGIFFVAFLGMVKAIDSVIGAWYDEKAQKYNEAAAEWQELELRIKAFLAAAVKGTITVENCKTFTEECAEKRKQICLIARPDQKVYKKYESDNELHIRRLKNLREFHQKRREKGLFSR; this is encoded by the coding sequence TGATGACTCTTATAACAGTCCAGCAGAAGATGAGAACACTGCTATAGAGAGAAGTATGATGAACCTCAGAGATATTGAGGCGAGATGTATGAGAACAGCTCCTATGTGCTACGCCTCATCGAGTGAATGTGAGGAAACAGGTTTCAAAATCAGATGTGCTGGAACAGCAGTGTCTGGTGGGATATCACTGATTGCCGCTTTTGTAGGTAGTGAAGTAATGGAGAAAGTTGTTGAGAACTACTTCAAGGTCATTTCGCAGTCCGATTATTTCCCATATTTAATTGGAACTGGAATTTTCTTCGTTGCCTTCCTTGGTATGGTGAAAGCGATAGACAGTGTTATTGGAGCATGGTACGACGAGAAGGCTCAGAAGTACAACGAAGCTGCGGCCGAATGGCAAGAACTAGAATTACGGATCAAAGCTTTCCTTGCTGCTGCTGTCAAAGGTACAATTACCGTTGAAAACTGCAAAACGTTCACAGAAGAGTGCGCAGAGAAACGCAAGCAAATATGTCTCATTGCTCGTCCTGATCAAAAGGTCTACAAAAAGTACGAATCGGATAATGAGCTACATATCAGACGCCTGAAAAATCTCCGGGAATTCCATCAGAAAAGGAGAGAAAAAGGTCTGTTCTCTCGTTAG